The following are from one region of the Diabrotica undecimpunctata isolate CICGRU unplaced genomic scaffold, icDiaUnde3 ctg00001539.1, whole genome shotgun sequence genome:
- the LOC140431624 gene encoding uncharacterized protein, whose product MTSRGKFLVQMCLDEGEASTSHENNAELWSSKSTSQHIPILSAGTSTTEGSFNTTLMQGCSTTTSDNEKENTKHCEEHNSSIEVSNIPVSPTFEKIVVDSGSDFSTGSSDNYIPSDDDGLSNVESTDSDVPLSKQECRWRRANPSRWKRNIKKKNRMSSLPYKSKGTVIAAKKPKLINCNSCKFKCSLSFNDDFRNQLCSEFWRLDYNRQKDYILCCVASKEPTCRRVRSGTGALKTASRYYHFLNQGKKIRVCKNFFLRTLCISHGPVDKAFSGANDIGIFAANDKRGKKKPANKTKPDIIASIKAHVQSFPTMASHYCRSSTKREYLDSNLSIAKMYELYVEDCKKTGKEYASQITYRRIFGTNFNLSFFNPKKDQCLTCTNYLKTKAAKEKYQNHIKRRDEANLAKQSDKERAMTDNSFLSVTFDLQSVLQIPSSDVSPMYYSRKLCAYNLTIYEAASQKAHCYAWTEINGQRGSSEIGTCLLKFIKSLPQNIIEISLFSDTCSGQNRNQFIAALFLFIVQNSNLNIVQHNFLESGHSYMEVDSMHSAIENAKKNVPVYTMHDWLNIFRLARSKRGRNKRSDPYNVQELRYNDFLDIKTLAANTLKNRTIDENGNRVNWLKIKCMRYEADKPQYILFKYNYSDPEFLMFNVVGRTKRVINPIKEIQLLYSKEIPISKLKKQDLLKLCMTGTIPSEFHAWYQSIPSESGKKDVAPEPSVLSDSDLD is encoded by the exons AACTATGGTCTTCTAAATCAACATCACAACACATTCCTATTTTGTCAGCTGGAACCAGCACTACGGAAg GTTCATTCAATACTACTCTAATGCAAGGATGTTCAACTACCACGTCTGATAATGAAAAAGAGAATACCAAACATTGTGAAGAACATAATAGCTCTATTGAGGTGAGTAATATACCTGTGTCACCTACGTTTGAGAAAATAGTCGTTGATAGTGGTTCAGATTTTTCTACCGGCAGTAGTGATAACTATATTCCGAGTGATGATGATGGTTTATCAAATGTTGAATCAACTGATAGTGATGTACCCTTATCAAAACAAGAATGTCGTTGGAGAAGAGCTAACCCTTCCCGatggaaaagaaatattaaaaagaaaaatagaatgtCAAGTTTGCCTTACAAATCAAAAGGAACAGTCATTGCagcaaaaaaaccaaaattgattAATTGCAACTCTTGTAAATTCAAATGCTCTCTTAGTTTTAATGATGATTTCAGAAACCAGTTATGCTCGGAATTTTGGAGATTAGACTATAATCGTCAAAAAGATTATATTCTCTGTTGTGTTGCGAGCAAAGAACCTACTTGTAGAAGAGTTCGTTCTGGAACAGGTGCTCTCAAAACTGCAAGTAGGTACTATCATTTCCTAAACCAGGGTAAAAAAATTCGAGTTTGCAAGAATTTCTTTCTACGCACTTTGTGTATAAGCCACGGGCCAGTGGATAAGGCATTTTCTGGAGCAAATGATATAGGAATATTTGCAGCTAACGACAAACGTGGCAAAAAGAAACCGGCTAATAAAACCAAACCTGATATTATAGCGTCAATCAAAGCGCATGTACAAAGTTTTCCAACCATGGCATCTCACTATTGTAGATCATCAACTAAACGAGAATATTTAGATTCTAATTTATCTATCGCAAAAATGTACGAACTATATGTGGAAGATTGCAAGAAAACGGGAAAGGAATACGCATCTCAAATAACTTACCGTCGCATTTTTGGTACCAACTTTAATTTGTCCTTTTTTAATCCTAAAAAGGATCAGTGCCTAACATGCACGAACTACTTGAAGACAAAAGCTGCAAAAGAAAAATATCAGAATCACATTAAAAGACGAGACGAAGCAAATTTAGCAAAACAATCAGACAAAGAGCGCGCAATGACTGATAATAGTTTTTTAAGTGTCACGTTTGATTTACAAAGCGTTCTGCAAATACCTTCTTCAGATGTCTCACCAATGTATTACAGTAGAAAGCTGTGCGCGTACAATCTCACAATTTACGAAGCAGCTAGTCAAAAAGCCCACTGCTACGCATGGACTGAAATTAATGGTCAAAGGGGCAGTTCAGAAATAGGTACATGCCTGCTTAAGTTTATAAAATCTTTGCCACAAAATATTATCGAAATAAGTTTGTTCTCTGATACCTGTAGCGGTCAAAACAGAAATCAGTTTATTGCagcattatttctatttatcgtACAAAACAGCAATTTAAATATTGTACAGCATAATTTTTTGGAATCTGGGCATTCTTATATGGAAGTAGATTCCATGCACAGCGCCATAGAAAATGCTAAAAAGAATGTTCCAGTATACACTATGCATGATTGGTTAAACATTTTTAGACTGGCACGCTCCAAAAGAGGCCGAAACAAAAGAAGTGATCCATATAACGTACAGGAATTAAGGTATAATGATTTTCTTGACATAAAGACCCTAGCTGCTAATACTCTTAAAAATAGAACCATTGATGAAAACGGTAATCGTGTTAATTggctaaaaattaaatgtatgcgATATGAAGCAGATAAACCGCAATATATACTATTTAAGTACAACTATAGTGATCCAGAATTTCTTATGTTCAATGTAGTTGGACGTACTAAACGAGTTATAAATCCTATAAAAGAAATTCAACTATTATACTCTAAAGAAATTCCTATTTCTAAACTTAAAAAGCAGGATCTTCTAAAATTATGTATGACAGGAACAATTCCCTCTGAATTCCATGCTTGGTATCAGTCAATACCATCAGAGAGTGGAAAAAAAGATGTTGCTCCAGAGCCATCAGTATTGTCCGATTCGGATTTGGATTAG